DNA sequence from the Littorina saxatilis isolate snail1 linkage group LG9, US_GU_Lsax_2.0, whole genome shotgun sequence genome:
CAGGCCATATGATatatatatgagttgttcttcagtactggtgacagaaagggggaaaagtggtcaaaattcaaatctctagttttgtttttgaaatattgcttttcataaagcagaaatactgtagtatctgttgtacataagaaaaaatcactggttcacatggttcctacataatctaacttttaaagctggttcttgtgtgtctgtgtgtatgtttgtatgatgacgataggacccgaaacggctgcacggactgagacaggaattgcagagaatgttctttgccactcgagtcgtgtcataaggtacttttggaatagcaaatttgaaaggattcttcaaaaaacggcggaaaacattatataccctgtgagctatcgaggatcctccccgtctgggctgtcgaaacatggtcttgttaaaagacgttttcaaatgcggttaacggagagatacactcgaagcacatttagcgaagttatgttgccaaatcatcaaagatcaacatttcactacacggatcgatgtgcacagtcgaaatagatgtgactttcacacgaccgaagactacttactagcagactagcagacgacaagatctaaatatttagatcagtcagagcaatccgttgaagaacagttactccgcttattcgtcttcagttaagcttatttcccctgccataagtttccttgcagatctgcagtcgcgtagtgaaatgaactagtgtcatcggaagattcttctcagtcaatgatcaaagcacagtaagttctatgctgacaaaagtcactttcggacaacacgacgattgacttaatttatgagcccaaaggtaacaatatcgacaagaatgtacgcatttgacattaaatgaaacattcatagacagtttccaactcaccagatctgccaaagagccgtcattcgtgaaaaaacgatgattttaatcagacaggtatcggaaacaagccttggtcacctgcgttattccttccaaggcgacgtgacggcgccacatttgtttgtttatggctgtttatcgcgaaacaacacagttgaaatttgtgtgtaaaataccacaaatttgtggtgaatcagttcgtcatctgcgtttcgattgtaattaagtcagattggagttactttgaatcgaaggcgagggtaacctgcgttatttgtgggacatcgtgaacaaatttgattgcaatattttatacagaaagtaaatttcaatgattctggctcagacttgtagatctgttatgcagtgtgttggtagtgtatctgcttttctgctatgaagctcatttggagtgatacgctgatcgaagtggggtaccctatgtgggacatcagccgtatgcagattacgcctcagaacactctcgcatttcacaaagacaacaataatttgcaacatttcaagaactgcatcagttgtattagatactatttcaacaacaacagcacaaacacgactattatcaacaacacagaacgggaggtaagtcttcaaagacgcaccaagtgtgcgttcccgtttttggacgccatttttgctggcattttcacagtaaatcttaatatttccatatctattgaatgattttggtattttctttgattgtgccgattctcctatctctctggcatgtactgggtgctttgtgaccagtttctcccctagactgtattgaaaaatgcgtccgtgtgagctgacccccacttgtgaccagtagcaaagaacaactcatatactTTCTGAGGTAGCTATTTGTGCAgcttgggggcccggtagctcagttggtagagcacttgacttgtgatccgagggtcacaggttcgaatccgggccgggacggacaggGGTtaactgtatgtgcagactcagacatagtatccatgttccacccccgtgtcgccactgtggcacgtaaaagacctcggtcattctgccataagtgctagtggctgattacacctaaacacgcacacacctgggtagcgtgactctgttgctgctagctttccactgggaggaagcgacccgaatttcccagcgataggACAattaagtaatgaaaatgaaaatgaaaaaaatgaaaaccatACCTGTATGACTGGATGAAGTAGGTGAAGAGAGAGATGAGCATGATGATGTTGCTCACTGTCAGTTTGAACTTCTCATATTCCTGTTTGTATttgaacctgtgcacaaaacaGAAAACATCATTTCAATTGCTCACAGTCTGTTTGAACTTCTCATATTCCTGTTTGTATTTGAACCTGTGcacaatataataataataataaatgagcatttatatagcgcaacatcataactttacaattatgctctttgcgcttgacacatttaaaattaaaacacagttatacaagcatttatctacattcatagtcagcaacgcttaattaaaagcaaacaccatcaaacatacattacaaaaagattcttccactaactaagtaataaaaacatgaataaaataggtagtgaaaacaaggaaataccagctgaatacccttaatcaaacaaaccatgttatcaacaatactgaaaacagccatagatgtttatatacattatcacattatcactaaaacaacaaaataatacactacatgtagcctactgatggactgaaaaaacaaaatcaggggttgtatttcttgaagaggtgcgttttaagtgctcgtttgaatgcttggggtgactgagagtggcggatgtgaaaggggagagaattccgttgtgtgggtgcgcagaaagtaaaagtgcgttgtccgtatgttttggttttggtgtgtggaatggtgaggatgcgacagtcagaagaggcacggagttgtcttgctggagaatagacggtgaggagttcagagaagtaagcaggagacgagccagaaaaaaagttaaagcagagggtggacagtttgtagtcaatgcgggcttgaataggtaaccagtgcagtgtgtgaagaagtggtgttgcatgatctcgttttcgtgctttcagaatgaggcgtgctgctgagttttggactttttgtagtttatgcaggaggtacagaggacagccagagagaagacagaaaaaCATTATTTCAATTTTGTCAGTTGCACGCACTTCAATGACTAAAAAAATATGACCACACTGTGAAGAAAACTCACATGAAAGTAAGTGATAAGTGAAAATCTATCAATTTTtacaacacacatgcacacatacacacacactccacagctctctctccttcattacacagacagtcacacacacacacacacacacacatacacacacacacacacacacacacacacaccagagctGTGCCGGTGAATGTTTGTAAAGAAGAGTGTGCAACCATATCGGACAATCACTTTCAGACACAACAACCATGGTTTAATGACTGCTATGTACCAATGACTCATATTGTCATAATGTTCTTCATCAAGTCAAACAGCACATCAAGATTACTAACCACTGCTCCACCCTGTGCAAATTTTACAACAACATAACATTTGGTACCATGACACGGTGGCAAATTCTAAGCTGATATGGCATAAGATTGCACCATTTAGCCACTTTGgtcggaagggggggggggggggagtgttggggggggggacagCTGAGGAGACACCCCTATATTGGCCTGCTTAGCACTTCGCACCAAGCACTACTGTTCTATCAGATTTTAGTTAAAGGGATAAAAAGACTCATGGTCTTTTTTTTAACCTTGACCCACAAAAAGCTCTCTACCCccctcaccacacacacacacccttcaacCATGCATGTACAGATGAAAGCATACTCACTTATCCCCTTTGTCCAGAAGAGAGACGTTGACTTGACCCAGAATGATACTCAGGTAGATTCTGCAACATCATAGTAATCAGTATCACAAGATTTGAAAACCATGCACAACCCATTATGCACTGAGTCGCCACACACATTAACCCTGTACATCTGTGTTCCGGAACATTTAATGCAGTGTTCTTGATGAGCGAACGTGTAGCCAAGACCTGTAAGCGTAAGTGTAGATATGACGTCACCTGTACACGTCTTGGAGAATTGGTCTGGATGATGCTCACccttctccaatgttccaaatgcagtCATCCATTTTTCTATACGTTGTTTGCCTCCCAGCAatatgacgttacccgtacacgttcctgtacacgtgctgaaaagttcCACATCTAGAACTTTCTATTGTCAAGGCAGACCTGGGAACTGCAATTTTGCATTTGGAGTATAAGCCAAAAACCTTtttgtattttcagaaaaatgagtggACTCCACACATCATtcgaaaaataaacaagaagggcaaagcccatacgactcacatgcttgacctcgacctttagggtaactaaacctagcaatgacatcatacactaagaactgctttacacatttttcctaccaaaatacatgtgaccttgacccaaggtcaaggtcatccaaggtcatgcaacacaaagctgttaattcaagacataggaagtacaatggtttgtttgtttgtttatttgttgcttaacgtccagccgactacgcagagccatatcaggacgaggaagggggggatgaagggggccacttgtcaagcgattcctgtttacaaatgcactaacccattacttgtgtcccagcaggctttagtaaaactaaattaatacctactggaagattaccagtttccagtatgttaaaataggcttaacctatctactgctggacttacatcagaacactaacagattaaactatacatgaatcgcgagacaagcggcaagagaagagatttttggaaaaaatacaggtgaatgagcaagaaggcagaaaaaagaaaagaattcatgaagaaaaagagagcatgacaggaaagaggaaccaaaaatctacctaacagcaaactagaaagctcctgcggttccaaaaacaggaggggcttttaatttcataaccgcagtgccccactgcgggaaagtacaatggtgcttattggctctttctaccatgagatatggtcacttttagtggttcactaccttattttggtcacatttcataagggtcaaaatgaccttgaccttgatcatatgtgaccaaatgtgtctcatgatgaaagcataacatgtgccccacataatttttaagtttgaaacagttatcttccatagttcagggtcaaggtcacttcaaaatatgtatacaatccaactttgaagagctcctgtgaccttgaccttgaagcaaggtaaaccaaactggtatcaaaagatggggcttactttgccctatatatcatgtgtaggtgaggtattcaatctcaaaaacttcagagaaaatgggaaaaatgtgaaaaatagctgttttttaggcaacatttatggcccctgcgaccttgaccttgaccggacggacggacggacgactcgggtgagtacatagactcacttttgcttcgcatgtgagtcaaaaagcatgCTTTACACGCGAATAAAACCGCCGTGTCGACTTGATGGAAAGCCGCAAATAACAATGTACTTTGTCTTGATCACCTGCTCTAAGTCTGGTCACTTCTTATGAGATTCAAAATGGCTAGTACCATGTTAGTCACCAAACTGGGTGAATCTAGACATGATGCACCACGACTTGAAAAAAGGGAGTGTCAACATTCTGGATCGGTTTGGGGATGCGCTAGTGAAGAAAAGTATTTTGGAGAATTTTTCAGCGGTTTTTTTTTCATCGACCTTACAATATAAAGAGTACAAAAtatggcgaaatcgtatgggttcccaggtgtGTCAAGGTCCACTTATGGTGAGAATTTTGCGTGCCTAGCTGCGTTTCACCCAGCCACTTGGGCAGTGTGACGCCATCTATGAGGGTGTGTGTGCTACATGTTTTCAAGTCCCATATTCTTTCAACCTGACACAAGCACCTACGCTACTGTTttacaaataacacacacaaacaaatctcaCTGAAGATCAAGTGAAGGAATAATTACCCATTTTTGTGTGGCAAACTCTCTTCCATTTCACGAAAGTTGTCTTTGCGGTCCTTGATCTTTTGCAGTAGCTCCTCCCTCTGTTGGACTTCCTCTTCTGTCAGGTCTCTTCCAACCCTGAACAGTCACACAATTCAAATCAGTTgctaaataaataataatgatatatATTGCACAGGCATTTTGCAAACTGTAACATTTACAGACGGAAGATCTACATGACTTTCTAGGTTCTAATCACTCACAAAATGTACACTATTCTGTCTTACTAGGCTGTCAATAAAAACTTGTTCATGGAAAGGGTTCTGCAGCGCACTACACCTGAAAAAAGCGGGTCACTGAGCGCATTAAATTTGCATTATCATGTGTACCGTTAGTACTGAATTGCAGACTCTAATCGCCTTCTGGTGCTAGCACCATGCATTATATATCCAGTTTTATTTGGGAATGACAACAAAAAGGAGACTAAAACTGTAAACACCTATTCAGATGTGACAGGGTAAGTTTACTATCTGAATAATATGCACACAGTATCGCTGAGCCATGCATCATTGCATGTGTAATGTGTAGCACCAAATGCATAATTTACTTCTTCAAAGTCTCCATGATCCTCCGGATGCGGTAACGATGGTGGGCAATGTCTGCAACACATTTCTTTTGTGCAGCCGTCATCTGTTCAAGAAGCTTGGTGTAATTTTTGTGTCCTTCCTGAAATTAAAACAACAGTTACAGTTCAATTGTCATGCAGTCAGACTGACTGTGATGGTACGTCATGAACATGGTGAAATCACAGGCACAGGCCAAGAACAAaagttttttttgaaaaatgtcaACTCTGGTGTGAGCCTAAGATTGAAGCAAACCCAAaactatatataatatatatatatatatattttttttttgttggggggggggcaaaataaAAATGCCTCTATAACGTCTTCAACACGGGTATCTTCTGTTTATAGCCATGATATGCAAACAGTAATAGAGAGCAGAACGAATAATCTCCAGTGTAAAGGATGACAGAAGCCTTGACTCCTTGAGAAGGGAAAAAgacatcatgatcatgatcagtCACACACCTCTAGCTGAACATATTCTTTCTCCAGATCTTCCCAGTCCTCAAGGCAGGTTGCGAACTCGttgtccgccattttgtttgaaAGTCCGACAGCGAATCCAGCCGCGTCTGTTTCAAACGTGTCACCCGAAGGCAGAaactgtcaaaacaacaacaaaattatgtGTGTGACGGGTTAGCGGCTCTTCTGAGTTCTGTCCTTTCTTTCGGTCGAGCGTCAGTACAAGGGAGACTACTCTACTGCCACTGGTTTACGGTTTCCTGTCTTCCTGCTGCGTTTAGTTGTGCTAGCTGCCCGCCCtggtttgtgatggggtctatgtcgaccaaaagagtgggattccctgtaggtggagttcctgtaggggggTTTCCTGTacacagggaatcccacagggtctAGTTCCAGTAGTATTTCGCTGATATTGCTGAAaatcacgtgatgcttagcgacatcggtagaatttgatggtTTTCGATCTTTAGTGATAATTCTTAGAAActattcgagtatggtttgcaagtcaCGGTGTTATTGAAAAACTCTaacctgtgggattccctgtatacagggaatccccctacaggaactccacctacagggaatcccactcttttggtcgacatagatcCCATCAGCCATACTGAAGTTATGCTGGCTTTAGGGAATATCAGTTTCTGGAAGCTCAGGAGTGTTGCAGAATAATTACTCATCGGCTTTTGTTGGCATCACTGCGTCATAATTCTTTCTGCGCAGATCCCAGCTGTTTCTGAATCACTGCCAAATTATTAGCTTAGTTTTTCTgctgatttgttgttgccgttctgcgattttgtcgttgttgtccgcggttgttgttgtttctggttttggttgtttgttgctgTCGTTCTTcttgggtgtttttctttacTAGTAACTACTTCTTCTTTGTTTACATTCACTGTCAATATTTGAGTGCAGCCGGTATGTACATGTGCTGGTGTTTTAGCCAACAGAAGCACTGCCACAGGGGAGCAATTATACTATCCACACAATCCTCCGCGTTGAGAATACCGTATCTTTTATTTCTCACCAAATATTTGTCCAGGCTTTTGCAAgggataagagcacccttccactTAAACGCATACCAACAATCTGCAGCTTATAATTAATGCTCGCTGGACACTCAGGGTGGGAATTGTGTCAATAGTTAATTTCGTAATTCAGTGACACctatataattatgttgatTATGTTAACCagcaaaactgattattttttttttcactgaCACAAAAATCTCGGCCACGTGCACACTGCACACGGAAAGTGCGGCCAGGCTGCTGCTGAATGGTAGGCTATACGTATGTGTTAAACAGGAGGAGGAAGCTCTTTTAGTATCCACAGCCGGTGCCgttgtcacgatttcatctttcgcctgtgtacatatttccccctcgatatatactcaagaccgaaatgttgtttcctggtaaaattaagaagtgaaattattcatggacgaaaagcatgtcagtttcttgcatgtgaagaaaattggtggtgaaatgtaatagatttcaccccaaaaatcgatttattcgaaaacgtgcaccgagtggttacgtcccttgagtaagaagggaaacattttaggatgaatcaaatttctaagttaaattaaaaacaagtcgcgtgaggcgaaattataacatttagtcaagctgtcgaactaacagaatgaaactgaactcactgcatttttacagcaagagtgtatactcgtagcatcgtcagtccaccgctcgacgcacaggcagtgaaatgacaagaagagcggggtagtagttgcgctgagaaggatagcacgaggcttttctttatctctattctttttaactttctgagcgtgtttttaatccaaacatatcacatctatatgtttttggaatcaggaacccacaaggaataagattaaattgtttttaaatcgatttcggaaattttattttaataataatttttatatttttaattttcagagcttgtttttaatccgaatataacatatttatatgtttttggaatcagaaaaggatggagaataagataaacgtaaatttggatcgttttataaaaaaaaaatttttttacaattttcatttttaatgaccaaagtcatcaattaatttttaagccaccaagctgaaatgcaataccgaagtccgggcttcgtcgaagattacttgaccacaatttcaaccaatttggttgaaaaatgagggcgtgacagtgccgcctcaactttcacgaaaagccggatatgacgtcatcaaagacatttatccaaaaaatgaaaaaaacgttcggggatttcatacccaggaactctcatgtcaaatttcataaagatcggtccagtagtttagtctgaatcgctctacacacactgacacacacacagacacacagacacacgcacatacaccacgaccctcgtttcgattccctctcgatgttaaaatatttagtcaaaacttgactaaatataaaaaggatgcCAAGATCTTTTAAGTTCACGAGGCAACaaacctcctcctcctcctcctcctcctcctcctcatcatcatcatcatcattatcatcatcatcatcatcgtcgtcgtcgtggttgtcgtcatcatcatcatcatcatcatcattatcatcatcttcatcatcaccaccactgaccaccaccaccaccaccaccgcaaTCTTCATAACGTCGTCGTCGTCTCGACCGTGGTCTCAAAAAAATTCTTCTCAAAGTACTACTTtcattgattgtgtgtgtgtgtgtgtgtgtgtgtgtgtgtgtgtgtgtgtgtgtgtgcgtgcgtgcgtgcgtgcgtgcgtgcgtgcgtgcgtcggtgtgtgtgtgtgtgcgtgcgtgcgtgcgtacgtcagtgcgtcggcgtgtgtgtgtgcgtgcgtcggtgtgtgtgtgtgcgtacgtgtgtgtcagtgtgtgtgtgcaggacaTGGCTTCAAGCTGGCACTAGCCGTGGGGAAGGCAGTGACAGAGATGGTGTTGAACAAACCTCTCTCCTACAACATTGCTCACTTTGCAGTGTCACgattcacacacactcccaGCCACCTGTGATAGATCTATGCGCTGCTCAATGACTACAGTGCCAAACCAACAGCGGTTAACGATGTGCGATACATATACATGCGCCGCCTGGTGGTGGTGACCTTACGAGCACTTTCTTAATGCTGGTGTGACGAAGTCGCCGAGACAAAACTAGTTCTTGAAGTTTGTTTCTACTTCCTTGGGAGATACGCAGCAGAAATGGCAgttttgtttaaaggcacagtaagcctcccgtaaaccatcacagagctcctcgagcgtctacatacagtataagcatacttccatttgaacgctcaccgaacgggaacatcctggctgctttctgtcgagcgtgagaaattttcaaagaatttattttcgtggacttgctcctctacaacaatggcgcctcgttttggtgctggacggctgttatgaatattcaataccggaaatcacgcccggatagtaagcctcccgtaaaccatcacagatactgtcaggcttttacacacagtacaaacacccttccatttgaacgctcaccaaacgggaacatcctaggtgcctgTGACACggaaagagcgagcaatttttaaagaattaattttgcagattgtctcgaacactttttggacccatcctgaactcaggtcaaacatgagttacttcccttcgggtctcattctatcgatgtaaactggcgatagtcgtggatcgatgattatcaaaatgtttttggaccgtggtgcgtttttgcgctatagacctaacttttaaaactctaaataataaattgacagcttgttacacaaacattctttaatcataaaagaattcttttttcatcaagacaagatcagtacaattcgaagttgtgaaagtttgaaaaaagaaaagcccggaagcagggtcacgcaagggtcgtagcagacgacggtttatgcatatcgccgttcctctcaacagtcaaaagccatcgctagagttcttgtgaaccacagccgtttgtttcgtgcataaaaacgtgctattgtaaataagctcacatcgagtcgcattcaaatgactaactgacgactacattgtgaaaaagggaaactggatcacacgggttcacgatggctcaggggtaagataaaccacgcaaaaataaattctttgaaaattgttcgctctttacggagggcacctaggatgttttcaatcggtgagtgtttaaatgaaagggtgtttgtactgtgtgtaaaagcctgacagtatctgtgatggtttacgggaggcttactgtgcctttNNNNNNNNNNNNNNNNNNNNNNNNNNNNNNNNNNNNNNNNNNNNNNNNNNNNNNNNNNNNNNNNNNNNNNNNNNNNNNNNNNNNNNNNNNNNNNNNNNNNNNNNNNNNNNNNNNNNNNNNNNNNNNNNNNNNNNNNNNNNNNNNNNNNNNNNNNNNNNNNNNNNNNNNNNNNNNNNNNNNNNNNNNNNNNNNNNNNNNNNGGGGGAGAAATACTCCATTTGAGTCCAGACTACAATTTTCAAACGTGCTTCAAATTAGGTTTGTGTTGCTAATGTTGGCGTTtgtaaccactgggttactATTTTGGTCATCAGATTACTATTCTTTTACTTCAGACCATTTCTCTTGTCAAGtgttgggggtaaacaggttACAAACAGGTTACAAACAAGAGCATGCAATTTGATAACTTCAAAAGGTTGTAGTTCTGTCAACATTTTGAACACGAAATTATGATTCAACATGAAAGCTCTTTTTTACTCttaatatatgtgaccctccaccacgaaatgtgtcgcatgtcacctcgcacggttctgcgctaggctataagtccggggagtgtctggtaacagtgtgagggtcaccttagtcacaggcttataactcaaacagttttcgctcttttctaaaacggttttcaccactggatagagcataaaacattctttaggacaatgtaaaaatatgaacatcatgcaaaggtgacatgcgactcattccgtggtggagggtcacatatataagCGATGTGCAAAACTAATGAACCCTTCACCTCTTTAGTCAAAATGAATCGCATACTTACTTTCTGTGTGCATTAGTCTTTAGATGTTGTCGATGTTTTCATGTGAAGGTAtagtagaaaatacattgttCATGTAAAAATGTAGTTATTTGTGTGCCATTTTGTGAGGGAAAACAAATGGGAGGAAAATTGGTAAAGGAAAGCATTGTTGAATATTTTTGTACAGCTCTAATTTTCATGGATGGAAACTATGTATAGAGTGTGTTTATTAATTACGTAAAATTCGTTGTTACATGTAGTATAAGTGTGTGGTATTGTTGACTCCGTAGCTGATGCTgattttctatatatatatatgtaaaatgtaATTAAGTAGAAATTAGTTACTGTACATGTACTATTTAAACAGTGAAAAGTAATCCTGACTTAACATGACGATCCTTCAGAGACCTAATGGTAGCTGCTTTGCGTTCTGTAACGCTGAAAGGCATTAGCTGCCTAATATGTATTAAGTAGAAATTAGTGAGTGCACATGTATGTTttataaaggagaaaaagtatAATCCCAACTACATAACTGTGACAACCTTACATCGACCTAATTGTAACTGCTGTGCATTAACATCAGAAAGGTTTGCCCGATACTTGTTAATACTAACAATAATGAACTGAGCATCTGATAAGAAGCAATCCTATCACATGTACTTCAACATGTGTTTACACAGAAAAGGAAAGAGGGATGTAATATacgaagagaaaaagagacatgAAAAATGGAAAGAAAGATAGTAATCTTGAGGATGATTATTATTTCTGGGAGGAGGATCGGGGAACAAAGTGAAGTAGAACATGGAGTAAATAAGGAAAGAAATAATCCAATTCAAAGTGGATCAATCTGATCGATGAATTGCAAAATTAACTGTGTAGGGGTGTGGAAGAGTTGTCGTCACCTGAGGCTGAGGCAGGCTAATAATGGCGGCAGTGAATCAACCAGCTCCAGGTGTATGCCTTCAGGGGGGAAAAAAACCTATGAGAATAAAATTGAGCGGAGACTGCATAAAGGACAATGAAAGACTCGCCCAGTTGTATGGCCATGTAATCGGAAAAGCGTAGACAGCTGATTTTCTTCCCgcgccaagttggctgctgtcttccatCGTTGGTGGTTGGAGCTTTTACTCGGGGTTGCTCCCTCCCCAAGAATAGCTGCCTTACTGGGCTGACGAGTCCACTCTGCCCGGACTTGCCCAGTGTTCTCAGTATGTTACCTTATTGTTTTTGGTAGGGG
Encoded proteins:
- the LOC138977208 gene encoding ion channel TACAN-like, whose protein sequence is MADNEFATCLEDWEDLEKEYVQLEEGHKNYTKLLEQMTAAQKKCVADIAHHRYRIRRIMETLKKVGRDLTEEEVQQREELLQKIKDRKDNFREMEESLPHKNGIYLSIILGQVNVSLLDKGDKFKYKQEYEKFKLTVSNIIMLISLFTYFIQSYRWVDALLNFLLVWYYCTLTIRESILIVNGSRIKGWWLTHHFVSTVCAGISLIWPEGETYQKFRTTYILFTFYLTFVYALQYYYQSGCLYRLRCLGQGHTMDITVG